In a single window of the Tribolium castaneum strain GA2 chromosome 8, icTriCast1.1, whole genome shotgun sequence genome:
- the LOC657155 gene encoding polycomb group protein Psc isoform X2, translating to MINDEDSMVSSYTGSKTQFFGPEDSISLSLEYYQVHLDKTPVEGSKSIKSSDKSVSVLNNNNSEAVSDKHKLNGTKNGECKSGDKRYLQCPAAVSMKHLQKFIRMKFALSQNHKVDIIYEGEVLHSNFTLMDVAYTFKWKRLKPLRFFYRIFTPLKIQPIKIVNSGKQLQIVKNGEPITPKPEPEVISEEKERLLANLQLQSKTKVQNDNNVPEKVAQDCVFDYEEQDKEEIKRFAEIRDREWALQKKLDESREKERDEDYHHFSKKRKKSKHSKNDCVYKKRKLHAEITNEEELKLKVKLTPHNGHKHKHHKSEMSSKEKLLQMRQVRHKHVTSEDKNVQTASTEPPTADKKPEPEEINGEKKEETKEAKEPKKPIPDLAPKTLRSDFPAKTLNKEWGHRVPTVQIERNEQTEQQAKKTFLKSYQAYAEKYQKTIEKTQSANRPASTLERKIANLQQRCTIEAKPPEKPPQYPPGFTVSKIESGVPNNKEEKREEKRPSLEITLINPPEVKPPKRPPPATIPLDRIKKSLIFKTGISIIPKDNIGALDLSAKPPSKEGDPPNGFAPPKDTKNLSNLQMLSKVATEHPSLNKPKPRPQLPNLQTLKIPSPNQRIPPNLKLINKGQFRMMNPQIRNLRPNQNQSIRNIPNPSLVVRQQQNRINSMNPVPAPSNNVENKEKKEPESKPEVSV from the exons acGACGAGGATTCAATG GTGTCGAGTTATACTGGGAGTAAAACACAGTTTTTCGGCCCCGAAGACTCGATTTCCCTCTCGTTGGAGTACTACCAAGTCCATTTGGACAAAACTCCGGTGGAAGGGAGCAAATCCATCAAGTCGTCGGACAAGAGTGTcagtgttttaaataataataatagtgagGCGGTTAGTGATAAACATAAATTGAACGGTACGAAAAATGGTGAGTGTAAAAGTGGTGATAAGAGATATCTGCAGTGTCCGGCGGCTGTTTCGATGAAACATTTACAAAAGTTTATTCGGATGAAGTTTGCTCTAAGCCAGAATCATAAG GTTGATATTATTTATGAGGGGGAGGTTCTACACTCGAATTTTACTCTAATGGACGTCGCTTACACCTTCAAATGGAAAAGG TTAAAACCTCTACGTTTCTTCTACCGCATCTTCACCCCATTGAAAATCCAGCCAATCAAAATCGTCAATTCGGGCAAACAGCTGCAAATCGTCAAAAATGGCGAACCGATAACACCCAAGCCCGAGCCAGAGGTGATAAGTGAAGAAAAGGAGCGACTTTTGGCCAATCTTCAATTGCAAAGCAAGACCAAAGTACAAAACGACAATAACGTACCTGAAAAAGTGGCACAAGACTGCGTTTTCGACTACGAGGAGCAAGACAAGGAGGAGATCAAGCGGTTCGCGGAGATTCGGGACCGGGAGTGGGCTCTCCAGAAAAAGCTGGATGAGAGCAGGGAGAAGGAACGGGATGAGGACTACCACCATTTCAGCAAGAAACGGAAGAAGAGCAAACATTCGAAGAACGACTGCGTGTACAAGAAGCGGAAACTTCATGCCGAAATCACAAACGAAGAAGAGTTGAAGTTGAAGGTCAAGTTGACGCCACACAATGGCCACAAGCACAAACACCACAAAAGTGAGATGAGTAGCAAGGAAAAGTTGCTACAGATGAGACAAGTGAGACACAAACACGTCACAAGTGAAGATAAGAACGTCCAAACGGCAAGCACCGAACCCCCAACTGCTGACAAAAAACCAGAACCTGAAGAAATCAACGgagagaagaaagaagaaacgAAGGAAGCAAAAGAACCGAAAAAACCGATACCTGACCTCGCCCCCAAGACACTCCGTAGCGATTTCCCCGCCAAAACCCTAAACAAAGAATGGGGACATAGAGTACCAACCGTACAAATCGAACGAAATGAACAGACGGAACAACAAGCCAAAAAAACCTTCCTCAAGTCGTACCAAGCCTACGCCGAAAAGTACCAAAAAACAATCGAGAAGACCCAAAGTGCCAACAGACCCGCGTCAACCCTTGAGCGAAAAATCGCCAACTTGCAACAAAGATGCACCATCGAAGCCAAACCCCCCGAGAAACCCCCCCAGTACCCCCCTGGCTTCACCGTGAGCAAAATCGAGAGTGGGGTCCCCAACAACAAGGAGGAAAAACGGGAGGAGAAACGCCCAAGTCTCGAAATCACCCTAATCAACCCCCCTGAAGTCAAACCCCCCAAGCGGCCCCCTCCCGCCACGATCCCCCTCGACAGGATTAAGAAATCCCTCATTTTCAAAACTGGGATTAGCATTATCCCCAAGGACAACATCGGGGCGCTTGACTTATCGGCGAAGCCGCCCAGCAAGGAGGGGGACCCCCCGAATGGGTTCGCGCCCCCCAAGGACACCAAGAACTTGTCCAATCTCCAGATGCTGTCAAAAGTGGCAACGGAACACCCCTCCCTTAACAAACCCAAGCCAAGGCCACAACTCCCCAACCTCCAAACCCTTAAAATCCCGTCGCCGAATCAGAGGATTCCCCCAAACCTTAAACTGATAAATAAAGGGCAGTTTCGGATGATGAATCCGCAAATCAGGAACTTGAGGCCGAATCAGAATCAGTCGATTCGGAATATTCCGAATCCGAGTCTTGTCGTGCGTCAGCAACAGAATCGGATCAATTCGATGAATCCGGTGCCAGCGCCGAGCAATAACGTGGAGAATAAGGAGAAGAAAGAGCCGGAAAGTAAACCGGAAGTTTCGGTTTGA